One window of the bacterium genome contains the following:
- the pepF gene encoding oligoendopeptidase F has translation MHHRRTRIIALTFALAAASLSAGAQERAAMDKNYQWKPEHIYPNVAAWEADMQAIQADLDKLAAFKGKFAGKDATNPAQSLIEYNKLDEAMEIKYDHVGNYVSYHFDVDMGNSEWTGREQRVEDLGVQINQRLSWFEPEMLLIPRETVMGWVSQHKELEPYRKSFDDMYLLAKHTLSQEEEEIMALAGNITGTPSDVYNKFTDVDMNFGTIKDEKGDTVRVSYEGWVSYRTSKDRALREKYFKAVWGQFKAYETTLAALMTGNLKKDIFATKARKYSNTLERALTPTFVPVDVYANLVKTTRENTAPLHKYDEIRKRILNVDHYRHWDYYVSFSEGEEQRYTWDQGLAMVQDALKPLGKQYIADITTALTPKNGWVDVYASKGKRGGAYSSSTYGVHPYMLYNFDYKKGLTLDDVSTVAHEVGHSMHTLYSEKNQPFPNRDYVIFNAEVASTTNETLLAMKLLDEARAAYKNAKGAAKETARKHLLFLLEQNVNSGRDTFYRQVMFATWEWEAHQMAEKGEPLTAESFDKLYSDLLKEWHGPAAEYEELSGVSWSTIPHFYRGYYVYTYATSYAAAVALAQNIRAEYLGDKSKKGSTDRYLAYLKSGSSKHPVELLKDAGVDMTTPAPIVAFIKYWSGLVDELDALTKAKS, from the coding sequence ATGCATCATCGTCGCACGCGCATCATCGCGCTGACGTTCGCACTGGCGGCGGCTTCTCTTTCAGCCGGAGCGCAGGAACGCGCCGCCATGGACAAAAACTATCAGTGGAAGCCGGAGCATATTTATCCCAACGTCGCCGCGTGGGAAGCCGATATGCAGGCGATTCAGGCCGATCTCGACAAGCTGGCGGCTTTCAAGGGCAAATTTGCGGGCAAGGACGCGACGAATCCGGCGCAGAGCCTGATCGAGTACAACAAGCTCGATGAGGCGATGGAAATCAAATACGATCACGTCGGCAACTATGTATCCTACCACTTCGACGTGGACATGGGAAATTCGGAGTGGACGGGACGCGAGCAGCGGGTGGAAGATCTGGGAGTGCAGATCAATCAGCGGCTGTCGTGGTTTGAGCCTGAGATGCTGCTGATTCCGCGGGAGACGGTGATGGGCTGGGTAAGCCAGCACAAGGAGTTGGAACCGTACCGCAAGAGCTTTGATGACATGTACCTGCTGGCCAAGCACACGCTGTCGCAGGAAGAAGAAGAGATCATGGCGCTGGCGGGAAATATCACCGGGACGCCGTCGGACGTGTACAATAAGTTCACCGACGTGGACATGAACTTCGGCACGATCAAGGATGAGAAGGGCGACACGGTCCGTGTGAGCTATGAAGGCTGGGTGAGCTACCGCACGAGCAAGGACCGCGCACTGCGGGAAAAATATTTCAAAGCGGTGTGGGGCCAGTTCAAGGCCTACGAAACCACGCTGGCGGCGCTGATGACGGGCAATCTGAAGAAGGACATCTTTGCAACCAAGGCCCGCAAATATAGCAACACGCTGGAGCGCGCGCTGACGCCGACCTTTGTGCCGGTGGATGTGTATGCAAACCTGGTGAAGACCACGCGCGAGAACACTGCGCCGCTGCACAAGTACGACGAGATCCGCAAGCGGATTTTAAACGTCGATCACTACCGCCACTGGGATTACTATGTGAGCTTTTCCGAAGGCGAAGAGCAGCGGTACACGTGGGACCAGGGACTGGCCATGGTGCAGGATGCCTTGAAGCCGCTGGGCAAGCAGTACATTGCGGACATCACCACGGCACTAACGCCGAAGAACGGCTGGGTGGACGTGTATGCGAGCAAGGGCAAACGCGGCGGCGCGTATTCGAGCAGCACTTACGGCGTGCATCCCTATATGCTTTACAATTTCGATTACAAGAAGGGCTTGACGCTGGACGACGTGAGCACGGTGGCGCACGAAGTCGGGCATTCGATGCACACGCTGTATTCAGAGAAGAACCAGCCGTTCCCGAACCGGGATTATGTGATCTTCAACGCGGAAGTGGCCTCGACGACCAACGAGACACTGCTGGCGATGAAGCTGCTGGATGAAGCGCGCGCGGCCTATAAAAACGCGAAGGGCGCGGCCAAGGAAACGGCGCGCAAGCATCTGCTGTTTTTGCTGGAGCAGAATGTCAATTCGGGGCGCGACACGTTTTACCGGCAGGTGATGTTTGCCACGTGGGAATGGGAAGCGCACCAGATGGCGGAGAAGGGCGAGCCGCTGACGGCGGAGAGTTTCGACAAGCTGTACAGCGACCTGCTGAAGGAATGGCACGGTCCGGCGGCGGAATATGAAGAGCTGTCGGGTGTGTCCTGGTCCACGATTCCGCATTTCTACCGCGGCTACTATGTCTACACCTATGCAACGAGCTACGCGGCGGCGGTGGCACTGGCGCAGAATATCCGCGCGGAATATTTAGGCGACAAGTCGAAGAAGGGTTCGACGGACCGCTATCTGGCTTACTTGAAGAGCGGCAGCAGCAAGCATCCGGTGGAATTGCTGAAGGATGCCGGCGTGGACATGACGACGCCTGCGCCGATTGTAGCCTTTATCAAGTACTGGTCGGGATTGGTGGACGAGCTGGACGCATTGACAAAAGCGAAAAGCTAA
- a CDS encoding spore maturation protein, translating to MNDSFGQVVQEVSSWAIPVIFVLILGFGALRKVRVYEVFIEGAKEGFNVAVRIIPYLVAILVAIGIFRGSGAMDWIIAGLTPILRPLGVPPEILPMAIIKPLSGSGALGVMTEGLKTYGPDSLIGNTLSTMMGSTETTFYVLAVYFGSVAVHRTRHAVLACLLGDLAGLTMAVFICNLMFG from the coding sequence ATGAACGATTCCTTCGGACAGGTCGTGCAGGAGGTTTCAAGCTGGGCTATCCCTGTCATCTTCGTCCTGATCCTCGGTTTCGGCGCCCTGCGCAAGGTGCGCGTCTATGAGGTCTTCATCGAAGGCGCCAAGGAAGGCTTCAATGTCGCCGTGCGCATCATCCCTTATCTCGTCGCCATTCTGGTCGCCATCGGCATCTTCCGTGGTTCCGGCGCTATGGACTGGATCATCGCCGGCCTCACACCCATTCTCCGTCCCCTCGGTGTGCCGCCCGAAATCCTGCCCATGGCCATCATCAAACCGCTTTCCGGCAGCGGCGCATTGGGTGTGATGACCGAAGGCCTCAAAACCTACGGCCCCGACAGCCTCATCGGCAACACCCTTTCCACCATGATGGGCTCCACCGAAACCACCTTCTACGTCCTCGCCGTCTACTTCGGCAGCGTCGCCGTCCACCGCACCCGCCACGCTGTGCTCGCCTGCCTCCTCGGTGACCTCGCCGGCCTCACCATGGCCGTCTTCATCTGCAACCTCATGTTCGGGTAA
- a CDS encoding nucleoside recognition domain-containing protein — protein MMNWIFLGLVIFGVVAAAFNGKMDTLTKSTFDAAKSAVELAIGLIGIMALWLGMMRVAEEAGLVKALSRLVRPIMKRLFPDVPADHPAMGSMISNIAANMLGLGNSATALGLKAMQDLQSLNPDKETASNAMIIFMAINATAITVIPATVIGLRASAGAANPTSIIGTTLISCTTASIVAVTSAKILQNIGPYRKEKKA, from the coding sequence ATGATGAATTGGATTTTCTTAGGGCTGGTGATCTTCGGTGTGGTGGCGGCGGCCTTCAACGGCAAAATGGACACGCTCACCAAATCCACCTTCGATGCCGCCAAAAGCGCGGTGGAACTGGCCATCGGCCTCATCGGCATCATGGCTCTCTGGCTGGGCATGATGCGCGTGGCCGAAGAGGCGGGACTGGTCAAAGCCCTCTCGCGGCTGGTACGTCCCATCATGAAACGGCTCTTCCCCGATGTTCCTGCCGACCATCCTGCTATGGGCTCGATGATCTCCAACATCGCCGCCAACATGCTCGGCCTTGGCAACAGCGCCACCGCCCTCGGTCTGAAGGCCATGCAGGACCTGCAAAGCCTGAATCCCGATAAGGAAACCGCCAGCAATGCCATGATCATCTTCATGGCCATCAATGCTACGGCCATCACGGTGATCCCCGCCACTGTCATTGGCCTGCGCGCCTCGGCGGGAGCGGCTAACCCCACCTCCATCATCGGCACCACCCTCATCTCCTGCACCACCGCCAGCATTGTCGCGGTCACCTCGGCCAAAATTCTTCAGAATATCGGCCCGTACCGGAAGGAGAAGAAGGCATGA